Proteins from one Falco naumanni isolate bFalNau1 chromosome 2, bFalNau1.pat, whole genome shotgun sequence genomic window:
- the SUPT20H gene encoding transcription factor SPT20 homolog isoform X7 has protein sequence MQQALELALDRAEYIIESARQRPPKRKYLSGGRKSVFQKLYDLYIEECEKEPEIKQKLKRNVNLLEKLVMQETLSCLVVNLYPGNEGYSLMLRGKNGSDSETIRLPYEEGELLEYLDAEELPPILVDLLEKSQVNIFHCGCVIAEIRDYRQSGNMKSPTYQSKHILLRPTMQTLICDVHSITSDNHKWTQEDKLLLESQLILATAEPLCLDPSIAVTCTTNRLLYNKQKMNTRPMKRCFKRYSRSSLNRQQDVAHYSTPPQLRLLDYLQKRKERKGAQQYDLKISKAGNCVDMWKQNPCYLTAPSEVDVEKYAKVEKSIKPDDSQPTVWPAHEIKDDYVFECEVGNQLQKTKLTIFQSLGNPLYYGKIQTLKGDEENDNLLTPSQFLIGSKTDAERVVNQYQELVQNEAKCPVKMFHNSGGSVNLSHLSPGKEVEQPESISGSVQSSVLGKGVKHRPPPIKLPSSSGSSSSGNIFSPQQSSGHLKSPTPPPPSKPPGLSRKQSMDLNQVSMLSPAAMSPASSSQRSGTPKPSTPTPTNTPSSTPHPSDAQSSTPITPSATPTPQDSGFTPQPTLLTPFAQQQMSLSQALPVMTIPLSTMVTSITTGTTSTQVMANPAGLNFINVVGSVCGAQTLMSGSNPMLGCNTGAIAPAGINLSGILPSGGLVPSALPAAMQSASQAGSPFGLKNASNLRPLNLLQGSDQGPSNQDQALSAQQAAVINLTGVGNFMQPQATVAILAASNGYGSSSSTSSSPASSTAFRQPLKK, from the exons ATG CAACAAGCTTTGGAACTGGCATTGGATCGTGCAGAG TATATCATTGAAAGTGCCCGTCAGAGACCTCccaaaagaaagtatttatCCGGTGGAAG aaaatctgtatttcaaaaactCTATGATTTATATATAGAAGAATGTGAAAAAGAGCCTGAGATAAAG cagaagctgaagcGAAATGTGAACTTACTTGAGAAGCTGGTTATGCAGGAGACATTGTCATGTCTGGTAGTGAACCTCTATCCGGGAAATGAGGGTTATTCGCTTAtgctcaggggaaaaaatggttcAG ATTCTGAGACCATTCGGCTGCCTTATGAGGAAGGAGAGCTGCTTGAATATTTGGATGCAGAGGAACTACCACCTATTTTGGTTGACCTTTTAGAAAAATCTCAG gttaatatttttcattgtggATGCGTCATAGCAGAAATACGTGACTATAGGCAGTCTGGTAACATGAAGTCTCCAACATACCAAAGCAAGCACATTCTTTTGCGTCCTACAATGCAG ACTTTAATTTGTGATGTGCATTCTATAACGAGTGACAACCACAAATGGACACAG GAGGACAAACTCCTACTTGAGAGCCAACTTATTTTGGCTACAGCAGAGCCTTTGTGTCTTGATCCTTCAATAGCAGTGACCTGTACTACAAACAGACTCCTATACAACAAGCAGAAGATGAATACTCGCCCCATGAAACG GTGCTTCAAAAGGTACTCAAGGTCATCTCTGAACAGACAGCAGGACGTAGCTCACTATTCAACTCCACCTCAGCTTAGACTACTTGACtacttacagaaaagaaaggagaggaaaggagccCAGCAGTATGACCTCAAAATTTCTAAAGCTGGAAAT TGCGTAGACATGTGGAAACAGAACCCTTGCTACTTGACTGCACCTTCTGAAGTGGAT GTGGAAAAATATGCCAAAGTAGAGAAGTCTATCAAGCCTGATGATTCACAACCAACTGTCTGGCCAGCCCAT GAAATAAAAGATGATTATGTGTTTGAATGTGAAGTTGGTAATCagcttcaaaaaacaaaactgaccatttttcagtctcttgGCAATCCCTTATACTATGGTAAAATTCAGACACTCAAAGGTGATGAGGAAAATGACAACCTATTAACTCCATCACA gTTCCTTATTGGTTCGAAGACAGATGCTGAAAG AGTGGTGAACCAGTATCAGGAGTTAGTACAAAATGAAGCTAAATGTCCtgtgaaaatgtttcataatTCAGGTGGATCAGTCAATCTTAGTCATCTTTCGCCAGGGAAGGAAGTGGAA CAGCCAGAAAGTATATCAGGCTCTGTTCAGTCTTCAGTATTGGGGAAAGGTGTAAAACACCGACCTCCTCCCATCAAATTACCTTCAAGTTCAGGAAGTAGCTCTTCAG GTAATATTTTTAGTCCACAACAGTCAAGTGGCCATCTAAAATCCccaactcctcctcctccttctaaGCCTCCTGGTCTTTCTCGGAAACAATCTATGGATCTTAATCAAGTTAGCatgctctctccagctgccaTGTCTCCTGCGAGCTCTTCACAAA GGTCTGGAACTCCTAAACCATCTACTCCTACTCCAACCAACACCCCTTCATCGACCCCACACCCTTCTGATGCTCAGAGCTCAACTCCTATTACCCCTTCCGCCACCCCTACTCCCCAAGATTCAGGCTTCACCCCTCAGCCCACTTTGTTAACCCCGTTTGCTCAGCAGCAAATGTCTCTGAGCCAGGCACTGCCTGTAATGACCATTCCTCTTTCCACCATGGTAACATCCATTACTACAGGAACAACCTCCACCCAGGTCATGGCAAACCCTGCAGGACTTAACTTCATCAATGTAGTGGGCTCTGTGTg TGGAGCACAGACACTGATGAGTGGTTCAAACCCTATGTTGGGATGCAACACTGGTGCCATAGCCCCTGCAGGTATAAATTTGAGTGGCATTTTACCATCAGGAGGTCTGGTACCAAGTGCGCTGCCTGCTGCAATGCAGTCTGCCTCTCAAGCAG GCAGCCCCTTTGGTTTGAAAAATGCATCAAATCTTCGGCCCTTAAATCTTCTACAG
- the SUPT20H gene encoding transcription factor SPT20 homolog isoform X11, translating to MQQALELALDRAEYIIESARQRPPKRKYLSGGRKSVFQKLYDLYIEECEKEPEIKQKLKRNVNLLEKLVMQETLSCLVVNLYPGNEGYSLMLRGKNGSDSETIRLPYEEGELLEYLDAEELPPILVDLLEKSQVNIFHCGCVIAEIRDYRQSGNMKSPTYQSKHILLRPTMQTLICDVHSITSDNHKWTQEDKLLLESQLILATAEPLCLDPSIAVTCTTNRLLYNKQKMNTRPMKRCFKRYSRSSLNRQQDVAHYSTPPQLRLLDYLQKRKERKGAQQYDLKISKAGNCVDMWKQNPCYLTAPSEVDVEKYAKVEKSIKPDDSQPTVWPAHEIKDDYVFECEVGNQLQKTKLTIFQSLGNPLYYGKIQTLKGDEENDNLLTPSQFLIGSKTDAERVVNQYQELVQNEAKCPVKMFHNSGGSVNLSHLSPGKEVEQPESISGSVQSSVLGKGVKHRPPPIKLPSSSGSSSSGNIFSPQQSSGHLKSPTPPPPSKPPGLSRKQSMDLNQVSMLSPAAMSPASSSQRTTSTQVMANPAGLNFINVVGSVCGAQTLMSGSNPMLGCNTGAIAPAGINLSGILPSGGLVPSALPAAMQSASQAGSPFGLKNASNLRPLNLLQGSDQGPSNQDQALSAQQAAVINLTGVGNFMQPQATAVAILAASNGYGSSSSTSSSPASSTAFRQPLKK from the exons ATG CAACAAGCTTTGGAACTGGCATTGGATCGTGCAGAG TATATCATTGAAAGTGCCCGTCAGAGACCTCccaaaagaaagtatttatCCGGTGGAAG aaaatctgtatttcaaaaactCTATGATTTATATATAGAAGAATGTGAAAAAGAGCCTGAGATAAAG cagaagctgaagcGAAATGTGAACTTACTTGAGAAGCTGGTTATGCAGGAGACATTGTCATGTCTGGTAGTGAACCTCTATCCGGGAAATGAGGGTTATTCGCTTAtgctcaggggaaaaaatggttcAG ATTCTGAGACCATTCGGCTGCCTTATGAGGAAGGAGAGCTGCTTGAATATTTGGATGCAGAGGAACTACCACCTATTTTGGTTGACCTTTTAGAAAAATCTCAG gttaatatttttcattgtggATGCGTCATAGCAGAAATACGTGACTATAGGCAGTCTGGTAACATGAAGTCTCCAACATACCAAAGCAAGCACATTCTTTTGCGTCCTACAATGCAG ACTTTAATTTGTGATGTGCATTCTATAACGAGTGACAACCACAAATGGACACAG GAGGACAAACTCCTACTTGAGAGCCAACTTATTTTGGCTACAGCAGAGCCTTTGTGTCTTGATCCTTCAATAGCAGTGACCTGTACTACAAACAGACTCCTATACAACAAGCAGAAGATGAATACTCGCCCCATGAAACG GTGCTTCAAAAGGTACTCAAGGTCATCTCTGAACAGACAGCAGGACGTAGCTCACTATTCAACTCCACCTCAGCTTAGACTACTTGACtacttacagaaaagaaaggagaggaaaggagccCAGCAGTATGACCTCAAAATTTCTAAAGCTGGAAAT TGCGTAGACATGTGGAAACAGAACCCTTGCTACTTGACTGCACCTTCTGAAGTGGAT GTGGAAAAATATGCCAAAGTAGAGAAGTCTATCAAGCCTGATGATTCACAACCAACTGTCTGGCCAGCCCAT GAAATAAAAGATGATTATGTGTTTGAATGTGAAGTTGGTAATCagcttcaaaaaacaaaactgaccatttttcagtctcttgGCAATCCCTTATACTATGGTAAAATTCAGACACTCAAAGGTGATGAGGAAAATGACAACCTATTAACTCCATCACA gTTCCTTATTGGTTCGAAGACAGATGCTGAAAG AGTGGTGAACCAGTATCAGGAGTTAGTACAAAATGAAGCTAAATGTCCtgtgaaaatgtttcataatTCAGGTGGATCAGTCAATCTTAGTCATCTTTCGCCAGGGAAGGAAGTGGAA CAGCCAGAAAGTATATCAGGCTCTGTTCAGTCTTCAGTATTGGGGAAAGGTGTAAAACACCGACCTCCTCCCATCAAATTACCTTCAAGTTCAGGAAGTAGCTCTTCAG GTAATATTTTTAGTCCACAACAGTCAAGTGGCCATCTAAAATCCccaactcctcctcctccttctaaGCCTCCTGGTCTTTCTCGGAAACAATCTATGGATCTTAATCAAGTTAGCatgctctctccagctgccaTGTCTCCTGCGAGCTCTTCACAAA GAACAACCTCCACCCAGGTCATGGCAAACCCTGCAGGACTTAACTTCATCAATGTAGTGGGCTCTGTGTg TGGAGCACAGACACTGATGAGTGGTTCAAACCCTATGTTGGGATGCAACACTGGTGCCATAGCCCCTGCAGGTATAAATTTGAGTGGCATTTTACCATCAGGAGGTCTGGTACCAAGTGCGCTGCCTGCTGCAATGCAGTCTGCCTCTCAAGCAG GCAGCCCCTTTGGTTTGAAAAATGCATCAAATCTTCGGCCCTTAAATCTTCTACAG
- the SUPT20H gene encoding transcription factor SPT20 homolog isoform X10 — MQQALELALDRAEYIIESARQRPPKRKYLSGGRKSVFQKLYDLYIEECEKEPEIKQKLKRNVNLLEKLVMQETLSCLVVNLYPGNEGYSLMLRGKNGSDSETIRLPYEEGELLEYLDAEELPPILVDLLEKSQVNIFHCGCVIAEIRDYRQSGNMKSPTYQSKHILLRPTMQTLICDVHSITSDNHKWTQEDKLLLESQLILATAEPLCLDPSIAVTCTTNRLLYNKQKMNTRPMKRCFKRYSRSSLNRQQDVAHYSTPPQLRLLDYLQKRKERKGAQQYDLKISKAGNCVDMWKQNPCYLTAPSEVDVEKYAKVEKSIKPDDSQPTVWPAHEIKDDYVFECEVGNQLQKTKLTIFQSLGNPLYYGKIQTLKGDEENDNLLTPSQFLIGSKTDAERVVNQYQELVQNEAKCPVKMFHNSGGSVNLSHLSPGKEVEQPESISGSVQSSVLGKGVKHRPPPIKLPSSSGSSSSGNIFSPQQSSGHLKSPTPPPPSKPPGLSRKQSMDLNQVSMLSPAAMSPASSSQRSGTPKPSTPTPTNTPSSTPHPSDAQSSTPITPSATPTPQDSGFTPQPTLLTPFAQQQMSLSQALPVMTIPLSTMVTSITTGTTSTQVMANPAGLNFINVVGSVCGAQTLMSGSNPMLGCNTGAIAPAGINLSGILPSGGLVPSALPAAMQSASQADCPICLHPS, encoded by the exons ATG CAACAAGCTTTGGAACTGGCATTGGATCGTGCAGAG TATATCATTGAAAGTGCCCGTCAGAGACCTCccaaaagaaagtatttatCCGGTGGAAG aaaatctgtatttcaaaaactCTATGATTTATATATAGAAGAATGTGAAAAAGAGCCTGAGATAAAG cagaagctgaagcGAAATGTGAACTTACTTGAGAAGCTGGTTATGCAGGAGACATTGTCATGTCTGGTAGTGAACCTCTATCCGGGAAATGAGGGTTATTCGCTTAtgctcaggggaaaaaatggttcAG ATTCTGAGACCATTCGGCTGCCTTATGAGGAAGGAGAGCTGCTTGAATATTTGGATGCAGAGGAACTACCACCTATTTTGGTTGACCTTTTAGAAAAATCTCAG gttaatatttttcattgtggATGCGTCATAGCAGAAATACGTGACTATAGGCAGTCTGGTAACATGAAGTCTCCAACATACCAAAGCAAGCACATTCTTTTGCGTCCTACAATGCAG ACTTTAATTTGTGATGTGCATTCTATAACGAGTGACAACCACAAATGGACACAG GAGGACAAACTCCTACTTGAGAGCCAACTTATTTTGGCTACAGCAGAGCCTTTGTGTCTTGATCCTTCAATAGCAGTGACCTGTACTACAAACAGACTCCTATACAACAAGCAGAAGATGAATACTCGCCCCATGAAACG GTGCTTCAAAAGGTACTCAAGGTCATCTCTGAACAGACAGCAGGACGTAGCTCACTATTCAACTCCACCTCAGCTTAGACTACTTGACtacttacagaaaagaaaggagaggaaaggagccCAGCAGTATGACCTCAAAATTTCTAAAGCTGGAAAT TGCGTAGACATGTGGAAACAGAACCCTTGCTACTTGACTGCACCTTCTGAAGTGGAT GTGGAAAAATATGCCAAAGTAGAGAAGTCTATCAAGCCTGATGATTCACAACCAACTGTCTGGCCAGCCCAT GAAATAAAAGATGATTATGTGTTTGAATGTGAAGTTGGTAATCagcttcaaaaaacaaaactgaccatttttcagtctcttgGCAATCCCTTATACTATGGTAAAATTCAGACACTCAAAGGTGATGAGGAAAATGACAACCTATTAACTCCATCACA gTTCCTTATTGGTTCGAAGACAGATGCTGAAAG AGTGGTGAACCAGTATCAGGAGTTAGTACAAAATGAAGCTAAATGTCCtgtgaaaatgtttcataatTCAGGTGGATCAGTCAATCTTAGTCATCTTTCGCCAGGGAAGGAAGTGGAA CAGCCAGAAAGTATATCAGGCTCTGTTCAGTCTTCAGTATTGGGGAAAGGTGTAAAACACCGACCTCCTCCCATCAAATTACCTTCAAGTTCAGGAAGTAGCTCTTCAG GTAATATTTTTAGTCCACAACAGTCAAGTGGCCATCTAAAATCCccaactcctcctcctccttctaaGCCTCCTGGTCTTTCTCGGAAACAATCTATGGATCTTAATCAAGTTAGCatgctctctccagctgccaTGTCTCCTGCGAGCTCTTCACAAA GGTCTGGAACTCCTAAACCATCTACTCCTACTCCAACCAACACCCCTTCATCGACCCCACACCCTTCTGATGCTCAGAGCTCAACTCCTATTACCCCTTCCGCCACCCCTACTCCCCAAGATTCAGGCTTCACCCCTCAGCCCACTTTGTTAACCCCGTTTGCTCAGCAGCAAATGTCTCTGAGCCAGGCACTGCCTGTAATGACCATTCCTCTTTCCACCATGGTAACATCCATTACTACAGGAACAACCTCCACCCAGGTCATGGCAAACCCTGCAGGACTTAACTTCATCAATGTAGTGGGCTCTGTGTg TGGAGCACAGACACTGATGAGTGGTTCAAACCCTATGTTGGGATGCAACACTGGTGCCATAGCCCCTGCAGGTATAAATTTGAGTGGCATTTTACCATCAGGAGGTCTGGTACCAAGTGCGCTGCCTGCTGCAATGCAGTCTGCCTCTCAAGCAG ACTGTCCAATTTGCTTACATCCTTCTTAA